The window GTTCGTCGGTGCCGCGCATCATCGTCGCGAGTAGTTCGTACCCCTGGCGCTGGTGGAACGACTCCTCCTTGCACACGCGAATCATTGCGCGGGCGTAGGGACCGAAGGAGCTGCGGCACAGCGGAACCTGGTTGCAGATCGCGGCGCCGTCGACGAGCCAGCCGATGGTACCGACGTCGGCGTACGTCAGGGTCGGGTAGTTGAAGATCGAGGAGTACTTCTGCTTGCCCTCGATAAGCTTTGCCGTCAGGTCGGCGCGGTCGGCTCCGAGTGTCTCGGCGGCGGAGTACAGGTACAGTCCGTGTCCGGCCTCGTCCTGAACCTTCGCCATGAGGATGGCTTTGCGGCGCAGCGACGGCGCGCGGGTGAGCCAGTTGCCCTCCGGCTGCATTCCGATGATCTCGGAGTGTGCGTGCTGCGCGATCTGGCGGATGAGCGACTTGCGGTAGCCGTCGGGCATCCAGTCGCGAGGTTCGACGCGCTGCTCGTGGGCAATGGTTTCGTCGAAGGTTTCCTGCAGTGCTTCCAGGGTATGTGACGTGGTCATCAGTCCTACCTCTATTACCGAATGATCGGTTAGTAATTAGTATGCGCGAGAGCGACGCGGGGCGCAAGGAAATTCTCGTCAGCGTCCCGTGAAGACCGGCTTCTGCTTCGATAGGAATGCGTCGACCGCGGCTTTGTGGTCCGTCGTCTGCCCGAGGTGCTTCTGCGCAGCGAGTTCACGATCCAGAGCGTCCGACAATCCGGATGCCGACGCCCGGACCAGCGACTTCACCTGCCGGTAAGCCTCGGTGGGTCCTGCTGCGAGCTTCACAGCCAACGCTTCGGCGGTCGCGAGAACCTCATCGTCTGGGACGACCCGGTGTACCAGACCCCAGTGCAACGCCTGTTCGGCCGAGATCTTGTCGCCCAGCAGGATCAGTGCGGAGGCACGGCTGGCGCCCAGAGACTCCACCAGCGAGTGGCTCAGGCCGGAGTCACTGGCCAACCCAATGCCGGTGAACGCGGTCGCGAAAGACGACTTGGTCCCGGCGACGCGAATGTCCCCGACCAGAGCGATCCCGAGTCCGGCACCCACGCAGGCGCCGGGAATC of the Rhodococcus oxybenzonivorans genome contains:
- a CDS encoding enoyl-CoA hydratase/isomerase family protein, whose amino-acid sequence is MTVRLDVSDGLATITLARPDAHNALDAATKVAFQGAVDTAAGNSTVRAVLVTAEGKNFCVGQDLGEHVTALEADPSTAMDTVGVHYNPLISALKNIAVPVVVAIPGACVGAGLGIALVGDIRVAGTKSSFATAFTGIGLASDSGLSHSLVESLGASRASALILLGDKISAEQALHWGLVHRVVPDDEVLATAEALAVKLAAGPTEAYRQVKSLVRASASGLSDALDRELAAQKHLGQTTDHKAAVDAFLSKQKPVFTGR
- the paaA gene encoding 1,2-phenylacetyl-CoA epoxidase subunit PaaA — encoded protein: MTTSHTLEALQETFDETIAHEQRVEPRDWMPDGYRKSLIRQIAQHAHSEIIGMQPEGNWLTRAPSLRRKAILMAKVQDEAGHGLYLYSAAETLGADRADLTAKLIEGKQKYSSIFNYPTLTYADVGTIGWLVDGAAICNQVPLCRSSFGPYARAMIRVCKEESFHQRQGYELLATMMRGTDEQRRMVQESVNRWWWPALMMFGPPDDESPNTEQSMKWGIKRHTNDELRQRFVDMSIPQAEALGVTFPDPDLKWNEERKSHDFGEPDWSEFIQVIKGNGASNVERIANRRAAHENGAWVREAATAFAERTVAS